Proteins from a single region of Fodinibius sp. Rm-B-1B1-1:
- a CDS encoding DUF4382 domain-containing protein — translation MKNISLLFTIIIGLLLGFTACDSTGSDGGTGTMEVTMTDAPANYDSVNVTINSVRVHQNEDAETDSTEDDEEAEENEWVTITDEQIKVNLLELTNGNQISLGTEELEAGTYSQIRFILGDDNTVTVDGETHQLQTPSAQQSGLKLNVNAEVEEDATYSLLIDFDAARSIVQQGNGGYLLKPVLRAVNLAETGSITGNVQPSDFKTNVLAVSGEDTVTSTITADNGDFKIIGLTEGTYDVAFDPDNEQYSDTTITDVEVTVGEENVIEDMQLEETAN, via the coding sequence ATGAAAAATATTTCGTTACTATTTACCATCATTATTGGACTACTCTTAGGTTTTACGGCCTGTGATAGTACTGGGTCAGATGGGGGAACTGGAACCATGGAAGTAACCATGACCGATGCCCCGGCCAATTACGATTCTGTCAATGTTACTATCAACAGTGTTCGTGTCCATCAAAATGAAGATGCGGAAACAGATAGCACCGAAGATGATGAAGAAGCCGAAGAAAACGAATGGGTTACCATTACTGATGAACAAATAAAGGTAAACCTGCTTGAACTCACGAACGGGAACCAAATTTCATTGGGGACTGAAGAGCTTGAAGCTGGTACGTACTCCCAAATCCGGTTCATCTTGGGAGATGACAATACCGTTACCGTTGATGGAGAAACTCATCAGCTGCAAACACCAAGTGCACAACAGTCAGGCTTAAAATTAAATGTTAATGCCGAGGTGGAAGAAGATGCCACCTACAGCTTGTTAATTGATTTTGATGCTGCTCGATCCATTGTCCAACAAGGCAACGGTGGGTACCTGTTAAAACCAGTACTCCGAGCTGTTAACCTTGCCGAAACGGGCTCCATTACTGGAAATGTGCAGCCTTCCGACTTCAAAACAAATGTACTGGCCGTATCCGGAGAAGATACTGTTACAAGTACTATAACAGCTGATAATGGCGATTTTAAAATCATTGGCCTAACCGAAGGAACCTATGATGTTGCATTTGACCCTGATAATGAACAGTATAGTGACACCACTATCACTGACGTGGAGGTCACAGTAGGTGAAGAAAACGTAATTGAGGATATGCAATTAGAAGAAACAGCCAACTAA
- a CDS encoding YkoF family thiamine/hydroxymethylpyrimidine-binding protein translates to MITTAQFTYIPLKTSDPRESIDYLLELVAQHDVEVDVNYMSTSVRGETDVVFSLIREMYDTMTIEKEEFRFHVELLNPVAEEDAVEE, encoded by the coding sequence ATGATTACAACCGCTCAATTTACTTATATTCCCCTTAAGACATCAGACCCCCGCGAAAGTATAGATTATCTGCTTGAGTTAGTGGCACAGCACGATGTTGAGGTGGATGTAAATTATATGTCAACAAGTGTGCGGGGAGAAACGGATGTAGTTTTTAGTCTTATTCGTGAGATGTATGACACGATGACGATAGAAAAGGAGGAGTTTCGATTTCATGTTGAATTGTTGAACCCTGTTGCTGAGGAAGATGCCGTGGAAGAATAA
- the lepA gene encoding translation elongation factor 4, with protein sequence MTQIRNFSIIAHIDHGKSTLADRLLERTGAITEREMQEQILDDMDLERERGITIKSHAIRMDYERPSGENVIFNLIDTPGHVDFSYEVSRALKACEGVLLVVDAAQGIEAQTISTLYQAIDQDLEIIPVLNKIDLPSADVEGVGQQIVDLIGCSHDEILKVSAKTGEGVDELLEAIVERIPEPGRESDKPLRALIFDSVFNTYRGSVVYVRVMEGTLHKGDGIRFMATDKEYEAEEIGHLKLEKVKTDKLEAGDVGYVVGSVKSLQDARVGDTVTRTDNPAEKPIPGYQEPKPMVFSGLFPTQSDDFEDLRSALEKLQLNDASLTYQPETSEALGFGFRAGFLGMLHMEIVQERLDREFNIDIITTVPNVEYEVHITEKGEDKKVIVDNPSDMPDPAKVNAVYEPYIKASILTPSDYIGPVMKLCQDKRGIYVNQLHMQSQRVEIKYELPMAEVVFDFYDRLKSGTRGYASLDYEFLEYREGDLVRLDILLNKEPVDALSSIVHRDKAYELGRKLCKKLKELIDRHQFEVPIQAAIGSNVIARETIPAIRKDVTAKCYGGDVSRKRKLLEKQKEGKKRMKQVGTVEIPQEAFLAVLSMDEDKNN encoded by the coding sequence ATGACCCAGATTCGCAACTTTAGTATTATAGCCCATATCGATCACGGCAAATCTACGCTCGCAGATCGTCTGCTCGAGCGCACCGGTGCTATCACCGAGCGCGAAATGCAGGAACAGATTCTCGACGATATGGATTTAGAACGTGAGCGCGGCATCACCATTAAGAGCCACGCTATCCGGATGGATTATGAGCGTCCCAGTGGTGAAAATGTCATTTTTAACTTGATTGATACGCCAGGACACGTTGACTTTTCGTACGAAGTTTCACGTGCTCTAAAAGCTTGCGAAGGGGTTTTGTTGGTGGTAGACGCTGCACAGGGAATAGAAGCGCAGACCATTTCTACCTTGTATCAAGCTATTGATCAGGATCTGGAAATTATTCCCGTATTAAATAAGATTGATTTACCCAGCGCTGATGTCGAAGGCGTGGGGCAACAGATTGTTGATTTAATTGGTTGTTCACACGATGAAATTCTGAAAGTATCAGCGAAAACGGGAGAAGGGGTTGATGAGCTTTTAGAGGCTATTGTAGAACGTATCCCTGAGCCGGGACGTGAATCTGATAAACCGTTGCGTGCCCTTATTTTTGATTCTGTTTTTAACACCTATCGCGGTTCTGTTGTTTATGTTCGGGTAATGGAGGGTACGCTTCATAAAGGGGATGGAATTCGCTTTATGGCCACGGATAAGGAGTATGAGGCTGAAGAAATCGGGCACCTAAAGTTGGAAAAGGTCAAGACCGATAAGCTGGAAGCCGGAGATGTAGGATATGTTGTGGGTAGCGTTAAATCTTTGCAAGATGCTCGCGTAGGTGATACGGTGACTCGTACCGATAATCCTGCCGAAAAACCCATACCGGGTTATCAAGAGCCCAAGCCCATGGTATTTAGTGGGCTCTTTCCTACCCAGTCTGACGATTTTGAAGATCTGCGATCAGCACTTGAAAAGCTTCAATTGAATGATGCTTCGCTCACTTATCAGCCAGAAACATCTGAGGCGCTTGGTTTTGGATTTCGAGCAGGGTTTTTGGGGATGCTCCATATGGAAATTGTGCAGGAGCGACTGGATCGTGAATTTAATATTGATATTATCACTACGGTCCCCAACGTTGAATACGAAGTTCATATCACAGAAAAGGGAGAGGATAAGAAGGTTATTGTAGATAACCCCAGTGATATGCCTGACCCTGCTAAGGTAAATGCCGTTTATGAGCCTTATATTAAAGCGAGCATATTAACGCCCTCCGATTATATTGGGCCGGTAATGAAGTTGTGTCAAGATAAACGCGGTATCTATGTTAATCAGTTGCATATGCAGAGCCAGCGTGTTGAAATTAAATACGAGTTGCCGATGGCAGAAGTCGTATTCGATTTTTACGACCGATTAAAGAGTGGAACGCGCGGATATGCCTCGCTGGATTACGAATTTTTGGAGTATCGGGAAGGAGATCTCGTGCGGCTTGATATTTTACTTAATAAAGAGCCGGTTGATGCGTTATCGAGTATCGTACATAGAGATAAGGCGTATGAATTGGGACGTAAGCTTTGCAAGAAATTAAAAGAGCTTATCGATCGCCACCAGTTTGAGGTACCTATTCAGGCGGCTATTGGATCAAACGTTATTGCCCGAGAAACAATCCCGGCCATCCGAAAAGATGTAACGGCTAAATGTTATGGCGGTGATGTTTCTCGTAAGCGTAAACTTCTTGAGAAACAGAAGGAGGGTAAAAAGCGTATGAAACAAGTTGGCACGGTTGAAATCCCCCAAGAGGCTTTCTTAGCAGTGCTTTCTATGGATGAAGACAAGAATAATTAA
- the lepB gene encoding signal peptidase I: protein MADKLSKEEREQRRSRRRGEQNEEAKSWLREWMDALLFAAVAAIIIRAFFFEAYRIPTPSMEKTLLTGDFLIVSKISYGPRTPMVLGVPFTNIYMPGAVLPWTRLPGFSEIERNDIVVFNYPIDLAPVAAKTSYIKRAVGMPGDTLQIDDAELYINGEQAHDFEGIQRTYSVSVRDRVRLSPAKVEAAGGRLIGSQNQGTYRVTMTESVARNMREWPEVNNIDLFVLPEDFNEFSRRDFSFSSGFNNHHHIPQVIVPREGQTVTLSPSNYHIYENIITRYEGNNVDRNGDQFVINGEPTNEYTIQQDYYFMMGDNRDDSEDSRFWGFVPQSHVVGKAGMIYFSWDHERWLPRFDRLLNVIHD, encoded by the coding sequence TTGGCAGATAAGTTATCTAAAGAAGAGCGCGAGCAGCGACGGTCACGGCGACGAGGGGAACAAAACGAGGAAGCAAAAAGTTGGCTTCGGGAATGGATGGATGCACTGCTTTTTGCAGCAGTGGCAGCGATAATAATTAGGGCATTTTTCTTTGAGGCCTATCGCATTCCTACTCCCTCAATGGAAAAGACCCTTCTTACGGGCGATTTTCTGATCGTATCCAAAATAAGTTACGGTCCGCGAACCCCCATGGTATTAGGAGTACCATTTACCAATATATATATGCCTGGTGCTGTATTACCGTGGACTCGATTACCCGGATTTAGTGAGATAGAACGCAATGACATTGTGGTATTCAATTATCCTATTGATCTGGCACCAGTAGCAGCTAAAACCAGTTATATTAAGCGAGCTGTAGGTATGCCAGGCGATACCCTGCAAATTGATGATGCTGAATTATATATCAATGGAGAACAGGCACATGATTTTGAGGGCATTCAACGGACGTATAGTGTATCGGTTCGTGATCGCGTACGGTTAAGTCCTGCTAAAGTTGAGGCTGCCGGTGGACGGTTAATTGGGTCGCAAAACCAGGGAACTTATCGCGTTACGATGACTGAGTCGGTAGCTCGGAATATGAGAGAATGGCCGGAAGTGAATAACATAGATCTGTTCGTTTTACCGGAAGACTTTAATGAGTTTAGTCGGCGCGATTTTAGCTTTTCATCGGGTTTCAATAATCATCACCATATTCCGCAGGTAATTGTACCCAGAGAAGGGCAAACGGTAACGTTATCACCCAGTAATTATCACATCTATGAAAATATTATTACTCGATATGAGGGGAATAATGTAGATCGTAATGGTGATCAGTTTGTTATCAACGGAGAGCCTACAAATGAATATACGATCCAGCAAGATTATTATTTTATGATGGGGGATAACCGGGATGACAGTGAGGATAGTCGTTTCTGGGGGTTTGTGCCGCAATCACATGTTGTTGGAAAGGCTGGCATGATCTACTTTTCTTGGGATCACGAGCGCTGGTTGCCCCGTTTTGATCGGTTACTTAATGTCATTCATGATTAG
- the rlmN gene encoding 23S rRNA (adenine(2503)-C(2))-methyltransferase RlmN, with the protein MATKTDIDEKVNLKDLTKEELREFTEELGLQSFRSDQLFQWLYQKGVHSFDEMTNLSKGLRAQLKEIATVPTIEHVTQQESKDGTIKFLFKLQGEEEHKVESVLIPDFYDDGAANRLTVCVSSQVGCVFGCSFCATGKMGFFRSLTHGEIVDQVQYIDALCEERFGKGITNIVYMGMGEPLHNYKAVVNSANIITDELSIGLSPKRITVSTVGLTKQIKQLADERQPFNLAISLHAANDEKRDEIMPINNSMNLEQLKEAVQHYYDKLHRPITYEYLLFDEFNDSPEDARQLAEIVQWIPSKVNIIMYNDVAGVALKRAREKRLDAFMQELVKRDITATVRRSRGDDIDAGCGQLAIKEGQPMGKTIRKN; encoded by the coding sequence ATGGCTACAAAAACAGATATCGACGAAAAAGTAAATTTAAAAGACTTAACCAAAGAAGAGCTTCGGGAATTCACCGAAGAGCTGGGCTTGCAATCTTTTCGCAGTGATCAGCTATTTCAATGGCTTTATCAGAAGGGCGTGCACAGTTTTGATGAGATGACTAATCTCTCTAAAGGCCTTCGTGCTCAGCTTAAAGAAATAGCGACCGTTCCTACTATTGAACATGTTACGCAGCAAGAATCCAAAGATGGAACCATAAAGTTTCTGTTTAAGCTGCAGGGCGAAGAAGAACACAAGGTTGAGTCCGTACTTATTCCTGACTTTTATGACGACGGAGCAGCCAATCGACTTACGGTTTGTGTTTCTTCACAAGTTGGCTGTGTTTTTGGATGTTCTTTCTGTGCCACCGGTAAAATGGGTTTTTTTCGTAGCCTGACGCACGGTGAAATCGTCGATCAGGTGCAATATATCGATGCGCTTTGTGAAGAACGCTTTGGCAAAGGCATTACCAATATCGTGTATATGGGGATGGGCGAACCGCTGCACAATTATAAAGCAGTCGTCAATTCTGCGAATATCATTACCGATGAATTAAGTATTGGTCTTTCGCCAAAACGCATTACTGTTTCTACGGTGGGACTTACCAAGCAGATCAAGCAATTGGCCGATGAACGACAGCCGTTTAACCTGGCCATCTCACTGCATGCGGCGAATGATGAAAAGCGGGATGAAATTATGCCCATCAACAATTCCATGAACCTCGAGCAGCTCAAAGAAGCTGTTCAACATTATTATGATAAGCTGCACCGTCCTATCACGTATGAATATCTTCTGTTTGATGAGTTCAACGACAGCCCCGAGGATGCACGTCAACTCGCTGAAATTGTACAATGGATACCCAGCAAGGTAAATATTATTATGTACAACGATGTGGCCGGAGTAGCGCTTAAACGTGCTCGAGAGAAACGTTTAGATGCTTTTATGCAAGAGTTGGTAAAACGCGATATTACTGCTACCGTACGTCGTAGCCGCGGTGATGATATTGATGCCGGATGCGGACAGTTAGCCATCAAAGAAGGACAGCCAATGGGCAAAACGATTCGCAAAAATTAG
- a CDS encoding OsmC family protein, translated as MPTRKAEASWNGDLKNGTGKMSFGSGAYTGAYSFKSRFEEGTGTNPEELIGAANAGCFSMALSADLAEAGYDPQTVTTNADVTLEMVDGDPAITTIKLNVEANVPDIDQDEFLEIAEGAKKNCPVSKALAGVNIVLDAKLNS; from the coding sequence ATGCCTACACGTAAAGCAGAAGCAAGTTGGAACGGAGATCTAAAAAATGGAACCGGCAAAATGTCGTTTGGCAGCGGTGCCTATACCGGGGCCTATTCTTTTAAATCCCGATTTGAAGAAGGAACCGGAACCAATCCCGAAGAATTAATTGGTGCCGCTAATGCCGGATGCTTTTCCATGGCACTGTCTGCTGATTTAGCAGAAGCCGGATATGATCCCCAAACCGTTACAACAAATGCCGATGTGACCCTTGAAATGGTTGATGGTGATCCGGCAATTACTACCATAAAACTTAATGTTGAAGCAAATGTTCCGGACATCGATCAGGATGAGTTTCTGGAAATTGCTGAAGGGGCCAAGAAAAACTGTCCCGTTTCCAAAGCATTAGCTGGCGTTAATATTGTATTAGATGCCAAGCTCAACAGTTAG
- a CDS encoding mechanosensitive ion channel, translating into MNQEMEAEFVDVYSTLTEKLMNWLETTIAMLPNLVVALLVLIAFFVLGRLVRKGVKHMLEKTTSNKTIINLLETIVGVLVIGIGIFIALSVLKLDGAVTSLLAGAGIIGLALGFAFQDIASNFISGIILSIRHPFGIGDIIETNDFYGTVVKMNLRNTIIRTPQGQIVYIPNKSVFENPLQNFTDESNRRIDLSCGVSYGDDLEKAKKVALEAVESLDNYDDSKDVEFYYDEFGGSSINFKIRFWVNFRTNPDFWSARSDAIIAITKAFDENDIMIPFPIRTLDFGIRGGEKLSTMLGNGKES; encoded by the coding sequence ATGAATCAAGAAATGGAAGCCGAATTTGTGGATGTGTATAGTACACTCACTGAGAAGCTGATGAATTGGTTAGAAACGACTATCGCAATGCTGCCAAACCTGGTAGTAGCATTGCTTGTGCTTATCGCATTTTTTGTGTTGGGACGTCTGGTACGAAAGGGCGTCAAGCATATGCTTGAAAAAACGACCAGCAATAAAACTATTATTAATTTGCTGGAGACCATAGTTGGCGTATTAGTGATTGGGATAGGGATCTTTATCGCTTTGAGTGTGCTCAAGCTTGATGGGGCTGTTACCTCGTTGCTTGCCGGTGCTGGTATTATTGGTTTGGCATTAGGTTTTGCATTTCAGGATATTGCCTCAAATTTTATTTCTGGTATTATTTTGTCTATTCGTCATCCCTTTGGAATTGGAGATATTATTGAGACGAATGATTTTTATGGTACGGTCGTAAAAATGAATTTACGAAATACCATTATCAGAACTCCGCAGGGGCAGATTGTATATATCCCCAACAAGAGTGTATTTGAAAATCCACTTCAGAACTTTACAGATGAGAGTAATCGCCGTATCGATTTATCGTGTGGGGTATCGTATGGGGATGATTTAGAAAAAGCTAAGAAAGTAGCTCTTGAGGCTGTAGAAAGTTTGGATAATTATGATGACAGCAAGGATGTTGAGTTTTATTATGATGAGTTTGGTGGCAGTTCGATTAATTTTAAAATTCGGTTCTGGGTAAATTTTAGAACGAATCCAGATTTCTGGTCGGCGCGTAGCGATGCTATTATTGCTATCACCAAAGCCTTTGATGAAAACGATATTATGATTCCATTTCCTATTCGTACGCTCGATTTTGGGATTCGTGGCGGCGAAAAGCTTAGTACCATGTTGGGGAATGGCAAGGAGTCGTAA
- a CDS encoding S9 family peptidase codes for MKHISTYLMKSLALLFLIGAFVFQQPTLAQETQRYSSVKEALSKSGQLSGSNGPENVTWIDDGNRYSYMEYNSDTETREIRAYDPAMEEDELIFNSANHTFPSSDSTFEYSSFQWSDDSKYLVFQSNFRPVYRRSGISDYYLYSIENKTLELLVEDARTAELSPDGSKIGYEREGDLFVYDLDAGEETQLTNSAKEYFYNGRFGWVYEEEFGLAQAWQWSPDSDHIAYWQTDERNVNIFQMTDYEGQHPEYEKIPYPKVGDENPKVKIGVVNVDSGQQQWMDTPTDGYIPRIYWTADENELATVHLNRAQNHLRLFFNDINNGDRQLVMEEQSDTWIDVFDFFAGINHLFFFPKDSEEFFWISDRNGWSHIYRYNYDGEVKNQVTTGNWEVTYVHTVDYRNNRIYYTSTEESPLERHLYSVNFNGRNKTKHTQVKGTHDISMGSNGKYYINRYSNTSTPTQVELWSTTNGKIEVLEDNTSVEAFTKKHVYAPRELFSFTTSDGQQLDGYMIRPIDFDSEKEYPLVLNIYGGPGAQGVYNEWESSGWNQYLAQEGYVVVNVNNRGSGGYGSDFEKIVYKKLGEWEANDFVETAQFMAQKDWVDSDRMAIRGHSYGGYMTTYTMFNHPDIFEVGIATAPVTDWRLYDSIYTERYMGLLENNTDGYKQSSSTTHVQNLKGNLLLSHSTKDENVHVQNTMQLLTKLTGNGQDVDLQIYPPGAHGVAFNTASYYLLYTSYVDYLNEHFK; via the coding sequence ATGAAACATATATCTACTTATCTAATGAAATCACTGGCTCTGCTGTTTTTAATTGGAGCCTTTGTTTTTCAACAGCCTACTCTGGCACAAGAAACACAGCGATACTCAAGTGTTAAAGAAGCCCTTTCCAAAAGCGGACAACTTAGTGGATCCAACGGTCCGGAAAATGTCACTTGGATTGATGATGGAAACCGCTATTCGTATATGGAGTATAACTCCGATACTGAAACAAGGGAAATCCGGGCATATGATCCTGCTATGGAAGAAGATGAGCTTATTTTCAATAGCGCCAACCATACCTTTCCCAGCTCAGATTCTACGTTCGAATATTCCTCCTTCCAATGGTCAGATGATTCCAAATATTTAGTATTTCAATCAAACTTCAGACCAGTCTACCGCCGTTCTGGCATCTCTGATTACTACTTGTATTCCATCGAGAACAAAACGTTAGAGCTGCTGGTTGAGGATGCCCGAACCGCTGAACTTTCTCCCGACGGGAGCAAAATCGGCTATGAGCGTGAGGGAGATCTTTTTGTGTACGATCTGGATGCTGGTGAAGAAACACAACTCACCAACAGTGCCAAAGAGTATTTTTACAATGGGCGTTTTGGCTGGGTTTACGAAGAGGAATTTGGATTGGCCCAGGCGTGGCAATGGTCCCCCGACAGCGACCATATTGCGTACTGGCAAACGGATGAGCGGAATGTCAATATTTTTCAGATGACAGATTATGAGGGTCAGCATCCAGAATATGAAAAAATTCCCTATCCCAAGGTGGGCGATGAAAATCCCAAAGTGAAAATTGGCGTTGTAAATGTAGACTCAGGTCAACAGCAGTGGATGGATACCCCAACAGATGGATATATCCCCCGAATATACTGGACGGCTGATGAGAATGAGTTAGCAACAGTCCATCTAAACAGGGCCCAAAATCATCTGAGACTGTTTTTTAATGATATTAACAATGGTGATCGACAGTTGGTCATGGAAGAACAATCAGATACCTGGATTGATGTGTTTGATTTCTTTGCCGGCATCAATCACCTATTTTTCTTTCCCAAAGACAGCGAAGAATTCTTCTGGATTTCTGATCGCAATGGCTGGAGTCATATCTATCGCTACAATTATGATGGAGAAGTCAAAAACCAGGTAACAACAGGGAATTGGGAAGTCACCTATGTCCACACCGTTGATTACAGGAACAATCGCATTTATTACACCTCTACCGAAGAATCACCGCTGGAGCGACACCTGTATTCCGTAAACTTTAACGGACGTAATAAGACTAAGCACACCCAGGTTAAGGGCACTCATGACATCAGTATGGGCTCGAATGGCAAGTATTATATTAATCGCTATTCCAATACTTCCACCCCTACACAGGTGGAGCTTTGGAGTACCACAAATGGCAAAATAGAAGTGCTTGAAGATAATACATCTGTGGAAGCTTTTACCAAAAAACATGTATATGCACCTCGAGAACTCTTTTCCTTTACCACTTCGGATGGCCAACAACTGGATGGATACATGATTCGCCCAATCGATTTTGATTCCGAAAAAGAATACCCACTGGTACTCAACATTTATGGTGGCCCCGGGGCGCAGGGCGTTTATAACGAGTGGGAATCCAGCGGCTGGAATCAATATTTAGCCCAGGAAGGATACGTCGTTGTAAATGTCAATAATCGTGGAAGCGGCGGATATGGGTCCGACTTTGAAAAGATAGTCTACAAAAAACTGGGGGAATGGGAAGCCAATGATTTTGTTGAAACAGCCCAATTTATGGCTCAAAAAGACTGGGTGGATAGCGACCGAATGGCGATTCGTGGACACAGTTATGGCGGATATATGACCACCTACACAATGTTCAATCATCCCGATATATTTGAAGTGGGAATCGCCACGGCTCCCGTTACAGATTGGCGATTATACGATAGCATCTATACCGAACGCTATATGGGATTACTGGAAAATAATACAGACGGATATAAACAGAGTTCATCTACCACTCATGTCCAAAACTTAAAAGGCAATCTCCTGCTTTCGCACTCTACAAAGGATGAAAATGTGCACGTACAAAACACGATGCAACTACTTACCAAATTAACAGGCAATGGGCAGGATGTAGATCTGCAAATTTATCCACCGGGTGCTCACGGCGTAGCATTTAATACCGCAAGTTACTATCTGCTTTATACCTCATATGTGGATTACCTAAATGAGCACTTCAAATAA
- a CDS encoding ZIP family metal transporter, whose amino-acid sequence MSDLLQQPVFDVFIYALITAVATGLGALPFFFFKSLTRNWLGISNAIASGLMIAASFGLIYEGINHDLWFTFWGIIIGLIFIIGSEKLLSKYDDQFSIKKINKADATKMLLIVGIMTVHSFTEGVSVGVSFSGGIDLGLFITTAIAVHNIPEGLAISLVLIPRGTSPIKAAWWSIFSSLPQPLMAVPAFLFVEIFRTYLPMGLGFAAGAMIWMVFAELIPDAMEESKSSTVATVVTISISLMIIFQVLIE is encoded by the coding sequence ATGAGTGACCTTCTGCAACAACCTGTTTTTGATGTTTTTATCTATGCCCTAATTACGGCCGTAGCTACCGGATTGGGTGCCCTCCCCTTTTTCTTTTTTAAAAGCTTGACAAGAAACTGGCTTGGTATTTCCAATGCTATTGCTTCTGGATTAATGATCGCAGCCAGCTTTGGACTTATCTATGAAGGTATTAATCATGACCTCTGGTTCACGTTTTGGGGTATTATTATTGGGCTCATATTTATCATTGGCAGTGAAAAGCTCCTCAGTAAGTATGATGATCAGTTTTCAATCAAGAAAATAAACAAAGCAGACGCTACGAAAATGCTGTTGATTGTTGGCATTATGACGGTCCACTCTTTTACAGAGGGCGTAAGCGTAGGAGTATCGTTCAGTGGCGGAATCGACCTTGGACTTTTTATTACTACGGCTATTGCGGTCCATAACATTCCCGAAGGATTAGCCATCAGCTTGGTACTTATTCCGCGAGGAACATCCCCAATAAAAGCCGCTTGGTGGAGTATATTTTCCAGTTTACCCCAACCGTTAATGGCTGTGCCGGCTTTTCTGTTTGTAGAAATTTTTCGAACCTACCTCCCCATGGGACTCGGTTTTGCTGCAGGTGCCATGATCTGGATGGTTTTTGCCGAACTCATTCCCGATGCTATGGAAGAAAGCAAAAGCTCAACGGTAGCTACCGTCGTTACTATATCTATTTCCTTGATGATTATCTTCCAGGTACTAATTGAATAA